The following proteins are co-located in the Pyrobaculum calidifontis JCM 11548 genome:
- a CDS encoding transcriptional regulator: protein MDIFLHIARCPGPYFRLLAKELGMPIGTLKYHLDKLTRDRLVYTLGRRPRYFPYTMPVEEAAVVYLVREGPGALDAVEVRRCGRRLCPEIKELAMALVRQYPCLQRDLVANFIDLFSQLL, encoded by the coding sequence GTGGATATTTTTCTCCACATCGCCCGTTGCCCCGGGCCGTACTTTAGGCTGTTGGCCAAGGAGTTGGGGATGCCCATAGGCACCCTTAAGTATCACTTGGATAAGCTGACTAGAGACCGCCTCGTCTATACGCTGGGGAGGAGGCCCCGGTACTTCCCCTACACTATGCCGGTGGAGGAGGCCGCCGTTGTCTACCTTGTTAGGGAGGGGCCCGGGGCCCTGGACGCCGTGGAGGTGAGGCGTTGTGGGCGGAGGCTCTGCCCAGAGATAAAGGAGCTGGCAATGGCCCTCGTGAGGCAGTACCCCTGCCTCCAGAGAGACCTCGTGGCCAACTTCATCGACCTCTTCTCCCAGCTACTATAG
- a CDS encoding MFS transporter, which produces MDHRVLAIFLTSFVTPFVNSTLSIALPQVAREFGIPPAAAVSLLVVLTLAVAALALPMGRLSDVVGAHRVFRAGLLVALAGLAASSTSPSLYALYAALALMGGGLAAVFGSNNALLVQIAPPGRRASVVGMNSMFVYIGLVSGPLVGGLLASVSWRLIFLPAVVLTALAHLLVGPPPAAPGRGAGYDWPGALLLSSAVVLLVMGFANVGLALTGLVLLALAVVLESRREAPILNVRLFKDVVFASSVASAFLNYLSTAALTPALSLLYQSVYGVPPGATGALLSVMSIAMAVFAPLAGRLSDRYQPALLAAAGSAILAASLFLYSRGTPIQWAPLYLFAIGLGFALFIVPNTTIILTSAPPGVASAMVAEARVLGQSASNSLAAYVLQRAGGLEAGVYDLLTLLGYFAVATAALSLARYLRRLAH; this is translated from the coding sequence GTGGATCATAGAGTATTGGCGATATTTCTCACGTCGTTTGTAACGCCGTTTGTGAATAGCACCTTGAGCATTGCGCTTCCCCAGGTGGCTAGGGAGTTTGGGATACCGCCTGCCGCCGCGGTCAGTTTGCTTGTGGTGTTGACGTTGGCCGTTGCCGCGTTGGCTCTGCCCATGGGTAGGCTGTCGGACGTCGTGGGGGCGCACCGCGTGTTTAGGGCTGGTCTACTGGTGGCGCTGGCTGGCCTCGCGGCGTCCTCTACCTCGCCCAGCCTCTACGCGCTGTATGCGGCTTTGGCGTTAATGGGCGGGGGGCTGGCGGCGGTCTTTGGGAGCAACAACGCACTTCTGGTGCAAATAGCGCCGCCTGGACGTAGGGCGTCTGTCGTGGGCATGAACTCCATGTTTGTATACATTGGCCTAGTCTCTGGGCCACTGGTTGGCGGCCTCCTCGCCTCTGTCTCGTGGCGCCTCATATTTCTCCCGGCGGTCGTCTTGACGGCCTTGGCGCATCTCCTCGTGGGTCCTCCACCCGCCGCACCGGGGAGGGGGGCTGGGTACGATTGGCCGGGGGCTCTACTCCTCTCCTCTGCAGTGGTCCTCCTCGTCATGGGCTTCGCCAATGTGGGCCTGGCGCTGACTGGCTTAGTCCTTCTGGCTTTGGCCGTGGTGCTTGAAAGTAGGCGCGAGGCGCCTATTCTCAACGTGAGGCTCTTTAAGGACGTCGTCTTTGCTTCGTCTGTGGCCTCGGCGTTCCTCAACTATCTCTCCACGGCGGCTCTCACGCCGGCCTTGAGCCTGCTTTACCAGTCCGTATACGGCGTGCCCCCAGGCGCCACGGGCGCCCTGCTCTCAGTTATGTCCATTGCAATGGCCGTCTTTGCCCCTCTCGCGGGCAGACTAAGCGATAGGTATCAGCCAGCGTTGCTTGCGGCGGCTGGCTCGGCAATTCTCGCCGCATCCCTCTTCCTCTACTCTCGCGGCACGCCCATCCAATGGGCCCCCCTCTACCTCTTCGCCATAGGGCTGGGCTTTGCCCTCTTCATTGTCCCCAACACAACCATTATTTTGACATCGGCTCCGCCTGGGGTAGCCTCTGCCATGGTCGCCGAGGCGAGGGTCTTGGGGCAGTCTGCCAGCAACTCCCTGGCGGCCTACGTCTTGCAAAGGGCAGGAGGCTTGGAGGCCGGCGTGTACGACTTGTTGACCCTCTTGGGCTACTTCGCCGTTGCCACCGCGGCGTTGAGCTTGGCGCGCTACTTGCGCAGGCTAGCCCATTAG
- a CDS encoding NADH-quinone oxidoreductase subunit C, with protein MSAKAPPKCPQPADHPLLAKVKEALGGAVLSHGVTPEGHLCVMVPAAKIRDVANAVKSMGFDHVLSLSAVDYVGEKKFLVMYVFASYLSPELKNQLLHVRAEIPRDDPKIASIADIFPSADYEERECHEMFGIWFEGNPHMGKRFLLDPDCCIDEKTGKPLYPLRKDFKVPDWGLMG; from the coding sequence ATGTCGGCGAAGGCCCCGCCCAAGTGCCCCCAGCCAGCCGACCACCCGCTCTTGGCCAAGGTGAAAGAGGCGCTGGGGGGCGCGGTGCTGTCCCACGGAGTGACGCCGGAGGGCCACCTCTGCGTCATGGTCCCCGCCGCGAAGATACGGGACGTGGCCAACGCGGTCAAGTCCATGGGCTTTGACCACGTCCTCTCCCTCAGCGCCGTGGACTACGTAGGGGAGAAGAAGTTCTTGGTGATGTACGTCTTTGCCTCATACCTCTCGCCGGAGCTCAAAAACCAGCTTCTCCACGTACGTGCCGAGATACCGCGGGACGACCCAAAGATCGCCTCCATAGCTGACATCTTCCCATCAGCCGACTACGAGGAGAGGGAGTGCCACGAGATGTTTGGCATATGGTTTGAGGGAAATCCGCACATGGGCAAGCGCTTTCTCCTCGACCCAGACTGCTGCATCGACGAGAAGACGGGCAAGCCGCTGTATCCGCTGAGAAAAGACTTCAAAGTCCCCGACTGGGGCCTAATGGGCTAG
- a CDS encoding NADH-quinone oxidoreductase subunit B codes for MAQALREFLMKKAKLEPLFKWGVRWSLWPVHLVTSCCGVEVAHTSAPGFDAERWGVLPFHTMRQSNVILVEGTVTKKMAKVLKQVYEQMPEPKFVIAMGACAVRGGLFWNSYHVVQVDTVVPVDVYIAGCPPTPEAVIRAFIMLHNKIKGKPGPYVEPVKVDLTPYLPPPPKPPAAKPAAPAPQQQQPAQ; via the coding sequence ATGGCTCAGGCATTGAGGGAGTTTTTGATGAAGAAGGCTAAGCTAGAGCCGCTCTTCAAGTGGGGCGTTAGGTGGTCGCTCTGGCCCGTCCACTTGGTCACCTCTTGTTGCGGGGTCGAGGTTGCCCACACTTCTGCCCCAGGCTTTGACGCAGAGAGGTGGGGAGTCCTCCCGTTCCACACCATGAGGCAGAGCAATGTGATACTGGTGGAGGGTACCGTGACCAAGAAGATGGCCAAGGTGTTGAAGCAGGTGTACGAGCAGATGCCGGAGCCCAAGTTCGTAATCGCCATGGGGGCCTGCGCCGTGCGGGGAGGACTCTTCTGGAACTCGTACCACGTGGTGCAGGTGGACACAGTAGTGCCAGTGGATGTATATATCGCCGGGTGTCCGCCCACCCCCGAGGCAGTGATTAGGGCGTTCATCATGCTCCACAACAAGATCAAGGGTAAGCCGGGGCCCTACGTGGAGCCAGTGAAAGTGGACTTGACGCCTTATCTGCCGCCTCCGCCTAAGCCGCCCGCGGCCAAGCCGGCGGCCCCAGCCCCACAACAGCAACAACCGGCGCAGTAG
- a CDS encoding MBL fold metallo-hydrolase, whose amino-acid sequence MFSRVGTGWVYEGYFGVDTPEEAGASTVLVTHHHERHVAGARRAKLVVINPLEYGMASDLGRALRYAEVVLKRAGAPRDYRPKISAGPFAGRVHTFTAGWVDLGDLSVRVIPCGSHTWGHTCYGVGNVIFTGDLDGWIVSVPTFINVVSSLKGLKGYVAYTGGGERVEAEEFAAALEGKFRKLLRAYMECVGEGTPYRIALCARGGGDVLRLSEEGLAFVKYLAEGGYVKITNSTPYVVKRVA is encoded by the coding sequence GTGTTCTCGCGCGTTGGGACTGGATGGGTGTACGAGGGGTACTTCGGCGTGGACACCCCCGAGGAGGCCGGGGCGAGCACTGTCCTAGTGACGCACCACCACGAGAGACACGTGGCGGGGGCCCGCCGGGCCAAGCTCGTGGTGATTAACCCATTGGAGTACGGCATGGCCAGCGACCTCGGCCGCGCCTTGCGCTACGCCGAGGTGGTGCTCAAGAGGGCAGGGGCCCCCCGCGACTACAGGCCTAAGATATCTGCGGGGCCCTTCGCGGGGAGAGTCCACACCTTCACCGCCGGGTGGGTCGACTTGGGCGACCTCTCTGTGAGAGTAATCCCCTGTGGCTCGCATACGTGGGGCCACACCTGCTACGGGGTGGGAAACGTCATCTTCACGGGGGACCTGGACGGCTGGATTGTGAGCGTCCCCACTTTCATCAACGTGGTGTCCTCTCTAAAGGGCCTCAAGGGCTATGTGGCATATACAGGCGGCGGGGAGCGCGTGGAGGCTGAGGAATTCGCCGCGGCGCTGGAGGGCAAGTTTAGAAAACTCCTAAGGGCGTATATGGAATGTGTTGGCGAGGGGACGCCCTACAGAATTGCGCTGTGTGCCAGAGGAGGAGGCGACGTGCTTAGGCTCTCCGAGGAGGGGCTCGCCTTCGTCAAATACTTGGCAGAGGGCGGCTATGTAAAAATTACAAACTCGACGCCCTACGTGGTCAAGCGCGTCGCATAG